A genomic region of Lodderomyces elongisporus chromosome 5, complete sequence contains the following coding sequences:
- the ABP1 gene encoding actin binding protein: MEKIDTSTNSKKIQEPYDKLVRGDPNVTYVVYAVDKNATLDVDETGSGSLDEFVENFTDGQVQFGLARVNVPGSDVSKIILLGWCPDNSPVKLRLSFANNFADVSRIFSGYHIQITARDQDDLDVDEFLNRVASAAGARYSTVGGGKASGGSASRKSASPSISKPIVSKPVSSSTKKPEFVPKSTGKPITPVVSKSKSPAARDDGWGDAQDVEERDFDEKPLENVPSTYKPTKVNINELRKQKSDTVSSTPKAQKSANDSNNNQINKGQKKQADGDDDEEKEDVTGKPLSERLKAYDHHDDGRLTSLPKPKVGHSVADRYKANAGQGKASFGAKPNFGSTPSSSKPKDKVVGGFSKDFGAENGKTPAQIWAEKRGKYKTVSSEDDSNDNDASGSTLNQADEHPSHASELAKKFEQQAKLQDQEDDEEAEEEEEDDDDEEDEKPARLPARSNIPPPPPAQSTNPDDEDEDEEEDEDEDEKPARLPPRRNLPPPISSQGFGQDDEEEEEEEDEEDEQPARLPARNLPPLPSRQVEPEPEEEDEDEDEQPPLPSRQVEPEPEDEEEEAETPASSAGATATAEYDYEKDEDNEIGFEEGDLIIEIDFVDEDWWSGKHQKTGEVGLFPANYVKLNQ, translated from the coding sequence ATGGAAAAGATTGATACTTCCACCAATTCCAAAAAGATTCAAGAGCCATACGACAAATTGGTTCGCGGTGACCCAAATGTCACCTATGTCGTTTATGCGGTCGACAAGAATGCCACTTTGGATGTTGACGAGACTGGTTCAGGTTCATTGGATGAATTTGTGGAGAACTTTACTGATGGACAAGTTCAATTTGGATTAGCAAGAGTTAATGTTCCTGGCTCTGACGTTTCTAAAATTATATTGTTAGGTTGGTGTCCTGATAATTCGCCTGTCAAGTTGAGATTGTCATTTGCAAACAATTTTGCAGATGTCTCTAGAATCTTTAGTGGGTACCATATTCAAATCACGGCGAGGGACCAAGACGATTTGGACGTTGATGAGTTTTTGAATAGGGTTGCATCTGCTGCTGGAGCTAGATACTCAACTGTAGGTGGTGGTAAAGCTAGTGGTGGTTCGGCCTCTAGAAAATCAGCTTCACCTAGTATCTCAAAACCAATAGTGTCTAAACCTGTTTCTTCATCTACTAAGAAACCAGAGTTTGTTCCCAAATCCACTGGTAAGCCAATTACTCCGGTTGtgtcaaaatcaaaatcaccaGCTGCAAGAGATGACGGATGGGGGGATGCACAGGATGTAGAAGAGAGAGATTTCGATGAAAAACCTTTGGAAAATGTTCCTTCAACATACAAGCCCACCAAGGTCAATATCAATGAATtgaggaaacaaaaatctGATACAGTGAGCTCGACACCAAAAGCACAAAAATCAGCTAACGACAGCAATAACaatcaaataaacaagggacaaaagaaacaagctgatggtgatgatgatgaagaaaaagaggatgTTACAGGTAAGCCATTGAGTGAGCGTTTGAAAGCATATGACCACCATGATGATGGTAGATTGACTTCATTGCCAAAACCAAAGGTTGGCCACTCGGTTGCAGACAGATACAAAGCTAATGCTGGTCAAGGTAAAGCTAGCTTTGGGGCAAAGCCAAACTTTGGTTCGACTCCAAGTTCCTCAAAGCCAAAAGATAAAGTTGTGGGTGGATTCTCGAAAGATTTTGGTGCTGAAAACGGAAAAACACCTGCACAAATTTGGGCGGAGAAGAGGGGCAAGTACAAAACAGTGTCCTCTGAAGATGACTccaatgataatgatgctTCCGGTTCGACTTTGAATCAAGCGGATGAGCACCCAAGTCATGCCTCTGAATTGGCCAAGAAATTTGAGCAACAGGCCAAATTACAAGAtcaagaagatgatgaggaagcggaggaggaggaggaagatgatgatgatgaagaagatgagaaACCTGCGAGATTACCTGCTAGAAGTAACATCCCACCACCTCCACCTGCTCAAAGCACTAATCCTGATGACGAAgacgaagacgaagaagaggatgaggatgaggatgaaaAGCCTGCTAGGTTACCACCTAGAAGAAACCTTCCACCACCAATCTCTAGTCAAGGTTTTGGGCAAGATGacgaagaggaggaggaagaagaggacgAGGAGGATGAACAACCAGCAAGATTACCTGCTCGTAACTTACCTCCATTACCAAGCAGACAAGTTGAGCCGGAACCCGAAGAGGAAGACGAAGACGAAGATGAACAACCTCCATTGCCAAGTAGACAAGTTGAGCCGGAACCcgaagatgaagaggaagaagcagaaacaCCTGCATCATCAGCTGGTGCAACTGCTACCGCTGAATATGATTATGAGAAAGACGAGGATAATGAAATTGGATTCGAGGAAGGAGACCTTATTATCGAGATTGACTTTGTCGATGAAGATTGGTGGTCTGGTAAACACCAAAAGACCGGCGAAGTAGGATTGTTCCCTGCAAACTACGTGAAATTGAaccaataa